In a genomic window of Piliocolobus tephrosceles isolate RC106 chromosome 1, ASM277652v3, whole genome shotgun sequence:
- the LOC111536966 gene encoding major histocompatibility complex class I-related gene protein isoform X1, with protein MVFLLPLIVVVMVKHSDSRTHSLRYFRLGVSDPGRGVPEFISVGYVDSQPITTYDSITRQKEPRAPWMAENLAPDHWERYTQLLRGWQQTFKVELKRLQRRYNHSGSHTYQRMIGCELLEDGSTTGFLQYAYDGQDFLIFNKDSLSWLAVDNVAHTVKRAWEANQHELQYQKNWLEKECIAWLKRFLEYGNDTLQRTEPPLVRVNRRETFPGVTTLFCKAHGFYPPEIYMTWMKNGEEIVQEMDYGDILPSGDGTYQTWASVELDPKSSNIYSCHVEHCGVHMVLQVPQESETIPLVMKAVSGSIILVIVLVGVGVLVWRRRPREQNGAMYLPTPDR; from the exons GGACGCACTCTCTGAGATATTTTCGCCTGGGCGTTTCGGATCCTGGCCGTGGGGTCCCTGAATTTATTTCAGTTGGGTATGTGGACTCGCAGCCTATCACCACATATGACAGTATCACTCGGCAGAAGGAGCCGCGGGCCCCATGGATGGCAGAGAACCTCGCGCCTGATCACTGGGAGAGGTACACTCAGCTGCTGAGGGGCTGGCAGCAGACATTCAAGGTGGAACTGAAGCGCCTGCAGAGGCGCTACAATCACTCAG GGTCTCACACTTACCAGAGAATGATTGGCTGTGAGCTGCTGGAGGATGGAAGCACCACAGGATTTCTGCAGTATGCATATGACGGGCAGGATTTCCTGATCTTCAATAAAGACAGCCTCTCCTGGCTGGCTGTAGATAATGTGGCTCACACCGTCAAGCGGGCATGGGAGGCCAATCAGCATGAGTTGCAATATCAAAAGAATTGGCTGGAAAAAGAATGTATTGCCTGGCTAAAGAGATTCCTGGAGTATGGGAACGACACCCTACAAAGAACag AGCCCCCACTGGTCAGAGTGAATCGCAGAGAAACTTTCCCAGGGGTTACAACTCTCTTCTGCAAAGCTCATGGCTTTTACCCCCCAGAAATTTACATGACATGGATGAAAAATGGGGAAGAAATTGTCCAAGAAATGGATTATGGAGACATTCTTCCCAGTGGGGATGGAACCTATCAGACGTGGGCATCAGTTGAGCTTGATCCTAAGAGCAGCAACATTTACTCCTGCCATGTGGAGCACTGCGGTGTCCATATGGTTCTTCAGGTTCCCCAGG AATCAGAAACTATCCCTCTCGTAATGAAAGCTGTCTCTGGGTCCATTATCCTTGTCATTGTGCTGGTTGGAGTTGGTGTTCTAGTCTGGAGAAGAAGGCCCCGAG AGCAAAATGGAGCCATGTACCTTCCGACACCAGATCGATGA
- the LOC111536966 gene encoding major histocompatibility complex class I-related gene protein isoform X2, with the protein MAENLAPDHWERYTQLLRGWQQTFKVELKRLQRRYNHSGSHTYQRMIGCELLEDGSTTGFLQYAYDGQDFLIFNKDSLSWLAVDNVAHTVKRAWEANQHELQYQKNWLEKECIAWLKRFLEYGNDTLQRTEPPLVRVNRRETFPGVTTLFCKAHGFYPPEIYMTWMKNGEEIVQEMDYGDILPSGDGTYQTWASVELDPKSSNIYSCHVEHCGVHMVLQVPQESETIPLVMKAVSGSIILVIVLVGVGVLVWRRRPREQNGAMYLPTPDR; encoded by the exons ATGGCAGAGAACCTCGCGCCTGATCACTGGGAGAGGTACACTCAGCTGCTGAGGGGCTGGCAGCAGACATTCAAGGTGGAACTGAAGCGCCTGCAGAGGCGCTACAATCACTCAG GGTCTCACACTTACCAGAGAATGATTGGCTGTGAGCTGCTGGAGGATGGAAGCACCACAGGATTTCTGCAGTATGCATATGACGGGCAGGATTTCCTGATCTTCAATAAAGACAGCCTCTCCTGGCTGGCTGTAGATAATGTGGCTCACACCGTCAAGCGGGCATGGGAGGCCAATCAGCATGAGTTGCAATATCAAAAGAATTGGCTGGAAAAAGAATGTATTGCCTGGCTAAAGAGATTCCTGGAGTATGGGAACGACACCCTACAAAGAACag AGCCCCCACTGGTCAGAGTGAATCGCAGAGAAACTTTCCCAGGGGTTACAACTCTCTTCTGCAAAGCTCATGGCTTTTACCCCCCAGAAATTTACATGACATGGATGAAAAATGGGGAAGAAATTGTCCAAGAAATGGATTATGGAGACATTCTTCCCAGTGGGGATGGAACCTATCAGACGTGGGCATCAGTTGAGCTTGATCCTAAGAGCAGCAACATTTACTCCTGCCATGTGGAGCACTGCGGTGTCCATATGGTTCTTCAGGTTCCCCAGG AATCAGAAACTATCCCTCTCGTAATGAAAGCTGTCTCTGGGTCCATTATCCTTGTCATTGTGCTGGTTGGAGTTGGTGTTCTAGTCTGGAGAAGAAGGCCCCGAG AGCAAAATGGAGCCATGTACCTTCCGACACCAGATCGATGA